One part of the Nocardioides zeae genome encodes these proteins:
- a CDS encoding nicotinate-nucleotide diphosphorylase → MVKDNHVVAAGGVVRAFEAVRATYPDLHVVVEVTDLEQLRELLVAGCTWVLLDNMDAATMTAAVALNAELTQGRATLEASGGLTIERAREVAATGVDYISVGALTHSVKVFDLGLDLRG, encoded by the coding sequence ATGGTGAAGGACAACCACGTCGTCGCGGCGGGCGGCGTGGTGCGGGCGTTCGAGGCGGTGCGCGCGACGTACCCCGACCTCCACGTCGTCGTCGAGGTGACCGACCTCGAGCAGCTGCGCGAGCTGCTCGTGGCCGGCTGCACGTGGGTGCTCCTCGACAACATGGACGCGGCGACGATGACCGCGGCGGTGGCCCTCAACGCGGAGCTGACGCAGGGGCGGGCGACGCTGGAGGCGTCGGGCGGCCTGACGATCGAGCGGGCGCGCGAGGTGGCCGCGACGGGGGTCGACTACATCTCGGTGGGCGCGCTGACGCACTCGGTCAAGGTCTTCGACCTCGGTCTCGACCTCCGGGGCTGA
- the disA gene encoding DNA integrity scanning diadenylate cyclase DisA, translating into MLRMREVLALTAPGTALRDGLERILRGRTGALIVLGRDALVESISTGGFELDVPFTATGLRELAKMDGGIIVDSGLTKIHRAAVHLMPDHTIPSFETGTRHRTADRVARQTGFPVISVSQSMQIIAAYVGESRHVLEDSGQILSRANQAIATLERYKLRLDEVATTLSALEIEDLVTVRDVAVVAQRMEMVTRIAREIEDYVLELGTDGRLLSLQLEELVSGVDAERELVVRDYLPSGRRSPTPEKLLERLETLSATELVDPASVAKALGLGTSEHLDGAVAPRGYRLLAKVPRLPGAVVDRLIEHFGTLQKLLSAGIDDLQAVEGVGELRARNVREGLSRLAESSILERYV; encoded by the coding sequence ATGCTGCGCATGCGGGAGGTGCTGGCGCTCACCGCGCCGGGCACCGCGCTGCGCGACGGTCTCGAACGCATCCTCCGCGGGCGCACCGGCGCCCTCATCGTGCTCGGCCGGGACGCCCTCGTGGAGTCCATCTCCACCGGCGGCTTCGAGCTCGACGTGCCGTTCACCGCCACGGGCCTGCGCGAGCTGGCCAAGATGGACGGCGGCATCATCGTCGACAGCGGCCTGACGAAGATCCACCGCGCCGCCGTGCACCTCATGCCCGACCACACCATCCCCTCGTTCGAGACGGGCACCCGGCACCGTACCGCCGACCGGGTCGCCCGCCAGACCGGGTTCCCGGTCATCTCGGTGTCGCAGTCGATGCAGATCATCGCGGCGTACGTCGGCGAGAGCCGCCACGTGCTCGAGGACTCCGGCCAGATCCTGTCCCGCGCCAACCAGGCCATCGCGACGCTGGAGCGCTACAAGCTGCGGCTCGACGAGGTCGCGACCACGCTGTCCGCGCTGGAGATCGAGGACCTCGTGACGGTCCGCGACGTCGCCGTCGTCGCGCAGCGCATGGAGATGGTCACGCGGATCGCCCGCGAGATCGAGGACTACGTGCTCGAGCTCGGCACCGACGGCCGCCTGCTGTCGCTGCAGCTCGAGGAGCTGGTCTCCGGCGTCGACGCCGAGCGCGAGCTCGTGGTGCGCGACTACCTGCCGTCGGGCCGTCGCTCCCCCACCCCGGAGAAGCTGCTCGAGCGGCTCGAGACCCTGTCGGCGACCGAGCTGGTCGACCCGGCCTCCGTCGCCAAGGCGCTCGGCCTCGGCACGAGCGAGCACCTCGACGGTGCCGTCGCGCCCCGGGGCTACCGTCTGCTCGCCAAGGTGCCGCGCCTGCCCGGCGCCGTCGTCGACCGTCTCATCGAGCACTTCGGCACCCTGCAGAAGCTGCTGTCGGCCGGCATCGACGACCTGCAGGCCGTGGAGGGCGTCGGGGAGCTCCGCGCCCGCAACGTGCGCGAGGGCCTCTCCCGCCTGGCCGAGTCGAGCATCCTCGAGCGGTACGTCTGA
- a CDS encoding A/G-specific adenine glycosylase — translation MRATPEIPAVDDVPGLHDAVLGWYDEHARDLPWRGVDASPWSVMVSEFMLQQTPVARVLPVHAAWLATWPTPAALAAASTGEAVRAWGRLGYPRRALRLHAAATAIVAQHGGEVPRAYADLLALPGIGDYTAAAIASFAYGQRHVVLDTNVRRVIARVAAGQELPPRSVTTAERALAASLLPDAPADAATWNVGLMELGALVCSVASPACDRCPVLDRCAWVAAGRPAYDGPARVAQTYAGTDRQCRGRLLGVVRDADGPVALSTLEAAWAISEQRDRCLASLVEDGLLARVGPASYALP, via the coding sequence GTGCGCGCCACACCGGAGATCCCCGCCGTCGACGACGTGCCCGGGCTGCACGACGCGGTCCTCGGCTGGTACGACGAGCACGCCCGCGACCTGCCCTGGCGCGGCGTCGACGCCAGCCCCTGGTCGGTCATGGTCTCGGAGTTCATGCTGCAGCAGACCCCCGTCGCCCGGGTGCTGCCCGTGCACGCCGCGTGGCTCGCGACCTGGCCGACCCCGGCGGCGCTGGCCGCGGCAAGCACCGGAGAGGCCGTACGCGCCTGGGGGCGGCTGGGCTACCCCCGGCGGGCGCTGCGGCTCCACGCCGCGGCGACGGCGATCGTGGCGCAGCACGGCGGCGAGGTGCCCCGTGCCTACGCCGACCTCCTCGCCCTCCCCGGGATCGGCGACTACACGGCCGCGGCCATCGCGTCGTTCGCCTACGGGCAGCGGCACGTCGTGCTCGACACGAACGTACGGCGCGTGATCGCCCGCGTCGCCGCCGGCCAGGAGCTGCCGCCGCGCTCCGTCACCACGGCCGAGCGCGCGCTGGCCGCCTCGCTGCTGCCCGACGCACCCGCCGACGCCGCCACCTGGAACGTGGGTCTCATGGAGCTCGGCGCTCTCGTCTGCTCGGTGGCGTCGCCCGCCTGCGACCGGTGCCCGGTGCTCGACCGCTGCGCGTGGGTGGCCGCGGGCCGCCCGGCCTACGACGGCCCCGCCCGCGTCGCCCAGACCTATGCCGGCACCGACCGGCAGTGCCGCGGACGCCTCCTGGGCGTGGTGCGCGACGCCGACGGCCCGGTCGCCTTGTCGACATTGGAGGCGGCGTGGGCCATCTCGGAGCAGCGGGACCGGTGCCTCGCGAGCCTCGTCGAGGACGGCCTGCTGGCGCGGGTCGGCCCCGCGTCGTACGCCCTCCCCTGA
- the panD gene encoding aspartate 1-decarboxylase, whose amino-acid sequence MLRTMMKSKIHRATVTQADLHYVGSVTVDEDLLDAADLLPGELVHIVDITNGARLETYTIAGERGSGVIGINGAAARLVQPGDLVILIAYAQLTTAEAKELKPHVVFVDADNKVLATGFDPAEAIAGSGLVRGDTLAAR is encoded by the coding sequence ATGCTCCGCACCATGATGAAGAGCAAGATCCACCGCGCCACCGTGACGCAGGCCGACCTGCACTACGTGGGCTCCGTGACGGTGGACGAGGACCTCCTCGACGCCGCCGACCTGCTGCCCGGCGAGCTCGTGCACATCGTCGACATCACCAACGGCGCGCGCCTGGAGACCTACACGATCGCGGGCGAGCGGGGCTCGGGCGTCATCGGCATCAACGGTGCCGCCGCCCGTCTCGTGCAGCCGGGCGACCTGGTCATCCTCATCGCCTACGCCCAGCTGACGACGGCGGAGGCGAAGGAGCTCAAGCCCCACGTCGTGTTCGTCGACGCCGACAACAAGGTGCTCGCCACGGGCTTCGACCCGGCCGAGGCGATCGCCGGGTCGGGTCTCGTCCGCGGCGACACCCTCGCCGCCCGCTGA
- a CDS encoding type III pantothenate kinase, which translates to MATSQPSAPRSRLLCVDIGNTRTVLGLFDGATPVTDWRVATDERRTADEWAALLVSLVGTRGVGGLAVLEGVAIASTVPGVLQEWREMLERHLPDIPHVVVGPGIRTGIPVLVDNPREVGADRIVNALAAATHHAEPGRPVIVVDLGTATTVDVVNDKGQYVGGLIAPGIEVSAEALDRRTAQLRRVELVRPRSVIARNTVEAIQAGLYFGVLAQVEGLVARVAAEIGRTVEETTVVATGYLAPVISAECAGIDRHDPWLTLRGLELVFRRNAG; encoded by the coding sequence GTGGCCACGTCGCAGCCGTCGGCCCCGCGGAGCCGCCTGCTCTGCGTCGACATCGGCAACACCCGCACGGTCCTCGGCCTCTTCGACGGGGCGACGCCGGTGACGGACTGGCGCGTCGCGACCGACGAGCGCCGCACCGCCGACGAGTGGGCGGCGCTGCTCGTCTCCCTCGTGGGGACCCGTGGCGTCGGCGGCCTCGCGGTGCTGGAGGGTGTCGCGATCGCCTCGACGGTGCCGGGGGTGCTGCAGGAGTGGCGCGAGATGCTCGAGCGGCACCTGCCCGACATCCCGCACGTGGTGGTCGGACCGGGCATCCGCACCGGCATCCCGGTGCTCGTCGACAACCCGCGCGAGGTCGGCGCCGACCGCATCGTCAACGCGCTCGCGGCGGCCACGCACCACGCGGAGCCCGGTCGCCCGGTCATCGTGGTCGACCTCGGCACCGCCACGACGGTGGACGTCGTGAACGACAAGGGCCAGTACGTCGGCGGGCTCATCGCCCCCGGGATCGAGGTGTCGGCCGAGGCGCTCGACCGACGCACCGCGCAGCTGCGCCGCGTCGAGCTGGTGCGGCCCCGGTCGGTGATCGCCCGGAACACGGTCGAGGCGATCCAGGCCGGGCTCTACTTCGGCGTGCTCGCCCAGGTCGAGGGCCTCGTGGCGCGGGTGGCGGCCGAGATCGGCCGCACGGTGGAGGAGACCACGGTGGTGGCGACCGGATATCTCGCTCCGGTGATCAGTGCAGAATGCGCGGGAATCGACCGGCACGACCCCTGGCTCACCCTCCGCGGTCTCGAGCTGGTATTCCGCCGGAACGCGGGCTGA
- a CDS encoding nicotinate-nucleotide diphosphorylase yields MTTQLTTTPYDALPAPLLAEVEAAGLDPRATYAAVVAALVEDVPDGDVTSLATIPVDARGTADFGAREPGTVAGLVLAELAFRAVLGDDVAVTGRVPDGTTVTAGDAVMSVAGPTRGLLTAERVALNYACHLSGVATATAAWVAALEGTSARVLDTRKTLPGLRALQKYAVRCGGAASTTGSACPTWRW; encoded by the coding sequence GTGACCACGCAGCTGACCACCACGCCGTACGACGCGCTCCCGGCCCCGCTGCTCGCGGAGGTGGAGGCGGCGGGTCTCGACCCGCGGGCCACGTACGCCGCGGTCGTCGCCGCCCTCGTCGAGGACGTGCCCGACGGCGACGTGACGAGCCTGGCCACGATCCCCGTCGACGCGCGCGGCACCGCCGACTTCGGCGCACGGGAGCCGGGCACCGTCGCGGGCCTGGTGCTGGCCGAGCTCGCGTTCCGGGCCGTGCTCGGCGACGACGTCGCGGTGACCGGTCGCGTGCCGGACGGCACCACCGTCACGGCCGGCGACGCCGTCATGAGCGTCGCGGGCCCGACGCGGGGGCTGCTGACGGCGGAGCGGGTGGCGCTCAACTACGCGTGCCACCTCTCGGGCGTCGCCACGGCGACGGCCGCGTGGGTGGCGGCGCTGGAGGGCACGAGCGCCCGGGTGCTCGACACCCGCAAGACGCTGCCGGGCCTGCGGGCCCTGCAGAAGTACGCGGTGCGCTGCGGCGGCGCGGCGTCAACCACCGGTTCAGCCTGTCCGACGTGGCGATGGTGA
- a CDS encoding histone-like nucleoid-structuring protein Lsr2, which translates to MAQKVHIVLVDDIDGSEASETVTFGLDGVTYEIDLNDEHAAALRDAVAPYVGHARRAGGQRRQRSSSSSRSGAAAATDGPSTKEIREWARENGWDVPDRGRVSSEIREAYDAAH; encoded by the coding sequence ATGGCACAGAAGGTCCACATCGTCCTCGTCGACGACATCGACGGTTCCGAGGCCTCCGAGACGGTCACCTTCGGTCTCGACGGTGTCACCTACGAGATCGACCTCAACGACGAGCACGCCGCTGCGCTGCGGGACGCGGTCGCGCCGTACGTCGGCCACGCGCGCCGCGCCGGCGGCCAGCGTCGCCAGCGCTCGTCCTCGTCGTCGCGTTCCGGGGCGGCCGCCGCGACGGACGGGCCGAGCACCAAGGAGATCCGCGAGTGGGCGCGCGAGAACGGCTGGGACGTGCCCGACCGCGGTCGCGTCTCCTCCGAGATCCGCGAGGCGTACGACGCGGCGCACTGA
- a CDS encoding L-aspartate oxidase, with amino-acid sequence MTASRPPGPAAPPPHLPRRLSAAAPGWTARADVVVVGSGIAGLTAALRAHAAGVGSVLVVTKDVLSAGSTQWAQGGIAAALGPGDTPHEHEVDTLVAGAGACDPEAVRALVTEGPAAVRELIALGAVFDQGTDGELSLTREGGHHRDRIAHAGGDATGAEIQRALVAAIEAAPEIEVVHHAHAVDLLLGEPDAEGRRPVAGLTLHVMGEGQRDGVGAVHARAVVLASGGLGQVFSQTTNPAVSTGDGLALALRAGAVVRDLEFVQFHPTVMYLGPDSRGQQPLISEAVRGEGAFLVDDAGERFMLGEHELADLAPRDVVAKAITRRMHATGRPHVWLDARHLGRAFWERRFPTILATCERHGVDPAVDLVPVAPACHYASGGIATDLWGRSSVPGLYATGEVACSGVHGANRLASNSLLEGLVFSRRIAEVLPGDLEGLPAVAPAGARDVPAGLADPDHRKDLQETMTAQVGVLRTADGLAAATAHLADLAAGGRDDVPAELAAWETTNLVTVAAALTAAATLRQETRGSHWRDDHPTRDDERWSGHVDVTLDDDGAVAVLFRPTPPSDAPASLAPDVPATSPSQPTPEIV; translated from the coding sequence GTGACCGCGTCCCGCCCGCCCGGCCCCGCCGCCCCGCCGCCCCACCTGCCCCGCCGCCTCAGCGCGGCCGCACCGGGGTGGACGGCGCGCGCCGACGTGGTGGTCGTGGGCTCCGGCATCGCGGGCCTGACCGCGGCGCTCCGCGCCCACGCCGCCGGCGTCGGCTCGGTGCTCGTCGTGACGAAGGACGTGCTGAGCGCGGGCTCGACGCAGTGGGCGCAGGGCGGGATCGCGGCGGCCCTCGGCCCGGGTGACACCCCGCACGAGCACGAGGTCGACACGCTCGTGGCCGGTGCGGGCGCGTGCGACCCGGAGGCGGTGCGCGCGCTCGTCACGGAGGGACCGGCGGCGGTGCGCGAGCTCATCGCCCTGGGCGCGGTCTTCGACCAGGGCACCGACGGCGAGCTCTCCCTGACCCGCGAGGGCGGCCACCACCGGGACCGCATCGCCCACGCGGGCGGCGACGCGACCGGGGCCGAGATCCAGCGCGCGCTCGTCGCGGCGATCGAGGCGGCGCCGGAGATCGAGGTCGTCCACCACGCGCACGCGGTCGACCTGCTGCTGGGCGAGCCCGACGCGGAGGGCCGCCGTCCGGTCGCGGGCCTGACGCTGCACGTGATGGGCGAGGGCCAGCGCGACGGTGTCGGGGCGGTGCACGCGCGTGCCGTGGTGCTCGCCTCCGGCGGGCTCGGGCAGGTCTTCAGCCAGACGACGAACCCGGCGGTGTCGACGGGCGACGGCCTCGCGCTGGCGCTGCGGGCCGGCGCGGTCGTGCGGGACCTCGAGTTCGTGCAGTTCCATCCGACGGTCATGTACCTCGGCCCCGACTCCCGCGGCCAGCAGCCCCTCATCTCGGAGGCGGTGCGCGGCGAGGGTGCGTTCCTCGTGGACGACGCGGGGGAGCGCTTCATGCTCGGCGAGCACGAGCTCGCCGACCTCGCGCCGCGCGACGTGGTCGCGAAGGCGATCACGCGCCGGATGCACGCCACGGGCCGGCCCCACGTGTGGCTCGACGCGCGCCACCTCGGCCGGGCGTTCTGGGAGCGCCGCTTCCCGACCATCCTCGCCACGTGCGAGCGGCACGGTGTCGATCCCGCCGTGGACCTCGTGCCGGTGGCGCCCGCCTGCCACTACGCCTCGGGCGGCATCGCCACCGACCTGTGGGGACGCAGCAGCGTGCCGGGGCTCTACGCCACGGGCGAGGTCGCCTGCTCCGGGGTGCACGGCGCCAACCGCCTGGCGTCCAACTCGCTGCTGGAGGGGCTCGTCTTCTCGCGCCGCATCGCCGAGGTGCTGCCGGGCGACCTCGAGGGGCTCCCGGCGGTCGCACCGGCCGGAGCCCGCGACGTACCCGCCGGCCTCGCCGACCCCGACCACCGCAAGGACCTGCAGGAGACGATGACCGCCCAGGTCGGCGTGCTGCGCACGGCCGACGGGCTCGCGGCCGCGACGGCCCACCTCGCCGACCTCGCCGCGGGTGGTCGCGACGACGTGCCCGCCGAGCTGGCCGCGTGGGAGACCACCAACCTCGTGACCGTCGCCGCGGCGCTGACGGCGGCGGCGACGCTGCGGCAGGAGACCCGCGGGTCGCACTGGCGCGACGACCACCCGACCCGCGACGACGAGCGCTGGTCGGGCCACGTGGACGTCACGCTCGACGACGACGGTGCCGTCGCCGTGCTCTTCCGCCCGACCCCGCCGAGCGACGCTCCCGCGTCCCTGGCGCCCGACGTCCCCGCGACCAGCCCCTCCCAGCCGACCCCGGAGATCGTGTGA
- a CDS encoding ATP-dependent Clp protease ATP-binding subunit, giving the protein MFERFTDRARRVVVLAQEEARMLSHNYIGTEHILLGLIHEGEGVAAKALESLDISLEAVRAQVEEIIGQGQQAPSGHIPFTPRAKKVLELSLREALQLGHSYIGTEHILLGLIREGEGVAAQVLQKLGADLNRVRQQVIQLLSGFQGKESSGAAAATGGSGNEAPSSSLVLDQFGRNLTQAAREGKLDPVIGRGTEIERVMQILSRRTKNNPVLIGEPGVGKTTVVEGLAQDIVKGNVPETLKDKHIYTLDLGALVAGSRYRGDFEERLKKVLKEIRTRGDIVLFIDEIHTLVGAGAAEGAIDAASILKPMLARGELQTIGATTLDEYRKYLEKDAALERRFQPIQVAEPSIAHTIEMLKGLRDRYEAHHRVTITDEALVSAATLADRYISDRFLPDKAIDLIDEAGSRLRIKRMTAPADLKEYDEKIADVRVRKEAAIDGQDFEAAAALRDEEKQLILKKADREKQWRAGDMDEVAEVDEELIAEVLAVATGIPIVKLSEEESSRLLKMEDELHKRVIGQEEAVKALSRAIRRTRAGLKDPKRPGGSFIFAGPSGVGKTWLSKTLAEFLFGDEDALIQLDMSEFGEKHTVSRLFGSPPGYVGYEEGGQLTEKVRRKPFSVVLFDEVEKAHPDIFNSLLQILEEGRLTDSQGRVVDFKNTVIIMTTNLGTRDIAKGVNLGFAQTGDAAGSYDRMKSKVSEELKQHFRPEFLNRVDEIIVFPPLNQEQIIAMVDNMIANVDKRLKDRDMSIELTQTAKDLLAKRGFDPVLGARPLRRTIQREVEDVLAEKMLFGEVGPGQIVLIDVEGEGPTATFTFQGQKVGTLPDVPPFETADMGKVDPTAETEGPVDIEKRPEE; this is encoded by the coding sequence ATGTTCGAGCGGTTCACTGACCGAGCCCGTCGGGTGGTCGTGCTGGCCCAGGAAGAGGCCCGCATGCTCTCCCACAACTACATCGGCACCGAGCACATCCTGCTCGGCCTGATCCACGAGGGTGAGGGCGTCGCGGCGAAGGCCCTGGAGAGCCTCGACATCTCCCTGGAGGCGGTCCGCGCCCAGGTCGAGGAGATCATCGGCCAGGGCCAGCAGGCGCCCAGCGGGCACATCCCGTTCACCCCCCGAGCCAAGAAGGTGCTCGAGCTGTCGCTGCGCGAGGCGCTGCAGCTCGGTCACTCCTACATCGGCACGGAGCACATCCTGCTCGGCCTGATCCGCGAGGGCGAGGGTGTCGCCGCGCAGGTCCTGCAGAAGCTCGGCGCCGACCTCAACCGCGTGCGGCAGCAGGTCATCCAGCTGCTGAGCGGGTTCCAGGGCAAGGAGAGCTCCGGCGCGGCCGCCGCCACCGGCGGCAGCGGCAACGAGGCCCCCTCCTCCTCCCTCGTGCTCGACCAGTTCGGGCGCAACCTCACCCAGGCGGCCCGCGAGGGCAAGCTCGACCCGGTGATCGGTCGTGGCACCGAGATCGAGCGGGTCATGCAGATCCTCTCGCGGCGCACGAAGAACAACCCGGTCCTCATCGGCGAGCCCGGCGTCGGCAAGACGACGGTCGTCGAGGGCCTGGCGCAGGACATCGTCAAGGGCAACGTGCCGGAGACGCTCAAGGACAAGCACATCTACACGCTCGACCTGGGCGCGCTCGTCGCTGGCTCGCGCTACCGCGGTGACTTCGAGGAGCGCCTGAAGAAGGTGCTCAAGGAGATCCGCACCCGCGGCGACATCGTGCTGTTCATCGACGAGATCCACACGCTCGTCGGCGCCGGTGCGGCCGAGGGCGCGATCGACGCCGCCAGCATCCTCAAGCCGATGCTGGCCCGCGGCGAGCTGCAGACCATCGGTGCGACGACGCTGGACGAGTACCGGAAGTACCTGGAGAAGGACGCCGCGCTCGAGCGCCGGTTCCAGCCGATCCAGGTGGCCGAGCCCTCGATCGCCCACACGATCGAGATGCTCAAGGGCCTGCGCGACCGCTACGAGGCGCACCACCGCGTCACCATCACCGACGAGGCCCTGGTCTCGGCGGCGACGCTGGCGGACCGCTACATCTCCGACCGGTTCCTGCCCGACAAGGCCATCGACCTCATCGACGAGGCCGGCTCGCGCCTGCGCATCAAGCGCATGACGGCGCCCGCCGACCTGAAGGAGTACGACGAGAAGATCGCCGACGTCCGGGTCCGCAAGGAGGCCGCGATCGACGGCCAGGACTTCGAGGCCGCCGCTGCGCTCCGCGACGAGGAGAAGCAGCTCATCCTGAAGAAGGCCGACCGCGAGAAGCAGTGGCGCGCCGGCGACATGGACGAGGTCGCGGAGGTCGACGAGGAGCTGATCGCCGAGGTGCTGGCGGTCGCGACGGGCATCCCGATCGTCAAGCTCAGCGAGGAGGAGTCCAGCCGTCTGCTCAAGATGGAGGACGAGCTCCACAAGCGCGTCATCGGCCAGGAGGAGGCCGTCAAGGCCCTCTCGCGGGCGATCCGTCGCACGCGTGCCGGTCTGAAGGACCCGAAGCGTCCCGGTGGTTCGTTCATCTTCGCCGGTCCGTCCGGTGTCGGTAAGACGTGGCTGTCGAAGACGCTGGCGGAGTTCCTCTTCGGCGACGAGGACGCGCTCATCCAGCTCGACATGAGCGAGTTCGGCGAGAAGCACACCGTGTCGCGGCTCTTCGGTTCCCCGCCCGGATACGTGGGTTACGAGGAGGGCGGCCAGCTCACCGAGAAGGTGCGCCGGAAGCCGTTCTCCGTCGTGCTCTTCGACGAGGTCGAGAAGGCGCACCCGGATATCTTCAACTCGCTCCTGCAGATCCTCGAGGAGGGTCGACTCACCGATTCCCAGGGTCGGGTCGTCGACTTCAAGAACACGGTCATCATCATGACGACCAACCTCGGTACGCGGGACATCGCGAAGGGCGTCAACCTCGGTTTCGCGCAGACCGGTGACGCGGCGGGTTCCTACGACCGGATGAAGTCGAAGGTGTCGGAGGAGCTGAAGCAGCACTTCCGTCCGGAGTTCCTCAACCGTGTCGACGAGATCATCGTGTTCCCGCCCCTGAACCAGGAGCAGATCATCGCGATGGTCGACAACATGATCGCCAACGTCGACAAGCGCCTGAAGGACCGGGACATGTCGATCGAGCTCACGCAGACCGCGAAGGACCTGCTCGCCAAGCGGGGCTTCGATCCGGTGCTCGGCGCGCGTCCGCTGCGGCGCACGATCCAGCGCGAGGTCGAGGACGTGCTGGCCGAGAAGATGCTGTTCGGCGAGGTCGGCCCCGGCCAGATCGTGCTGATCGACGTCGAGGGCGAGGGTCCGACGGCGACCTTCACCTTCCAGGGCCAGAAGGTCGGCACCCTGCCCGACGTGCCTCCGTTCGAGACGGCGGACATGGGCAAGGTGGACCCGACGGCGGAGACCGAGGGTCCGGTGGACATCGAGAAGCGCCCCGAGGAGTGA